Part of the Allofrancisella frigidaquae genome is shown below.
AGTTTTATTTTCGGATGAAGCACGTGCAAAGATGTTAGACGGGGTAAACACACTAGCTAATGCAGTTAAAGTAACTCTAGGACCAAAGGGTCGTAACGTTGTATTAGATAAGGCATATGGTGCTCCTGCTATAACTAAAGATGGTGTATCAGTAGCTAAAGAAATTGAGCTAGAAGATAAATTTGAGAACATGGGTGCTCAAATCGTAAAAGAAGTAGCATCAAAAACAGCTGATGTTGCAGGTGATGGTACTACTACAGCTACTGTTCTTGCTCAAGCCTTACTTACAGAAGGTTTAAAAGCTGTTGCTGCAGGTATGAACCCTATGGATTTAAAAAGAGGTATTGATAAAGCCGCTGGTAAACTAGTAGAAGAATTAAAAGTACTTTCAAAGCCTTGTTCAGATGCTAAATCCATAGAGCAAGTAGGTACTATCTCTGCTAACTCTGACTCTACAGTAGGTAAGATTATCGCTGATGCGATGGCAAAAGTTGGTAAAGAAGGTGTGATAACTGTAGAAGAAGGCAAAGGTTTTGAGGATGAACTAGACGTAGTAGAAGGTATGCAGTTTGATAGAGGTTACTTATCTCCATACTTTGCTACAAACCAAGAGAACATGACTACAGATTTAGAAAGCCCGTTCATCTTGCTTGTAGATAAGAAAATTTCTAATATCCGTGAGTTACTTCCAGTATTAGAAGGTGTATCTAAGTCTGGTAAGGCATTATTAATTATCGCAGAAGATGTAGAAAGTGAAGCTTTAGCAACTCTAGTAGTAAACAATATGAGAGGAGTTGTTAAAGTATGTGCTGTAAAAGCTCCTGGTTTTGGTGATCGTCGTAAAGCTATGCTAGAAGATATTGCAATCTTAACAGGTGCTACAGTAATTTCTGAAGATCTTGGTATGAAACTTGAAGAAACTAATATGGAGCATCTAGGTACAGCAGGTAGAGTACAAGTAACCAAAGACGATACCACTATAATTGACGGTGCTGGTGATAAAGATGCAATAGCTAATAGAGTTAAGCAGATTAAGGCGAATATCGAAGAAGTAACTTCTGATTATGACCGCGAAAAATTACAAGAAAGATTAGCTAAGCTTTCTGGTGGTGTAGCAGTAATTAAAGTTGGTGCTATTACAGAAGCTGAAATGAAAGAGAAAAAAGACCGTGTAGATGATGCTTTACACGCTACTCGTGCTGCTGTAGAAGAAGGCATCGTACCTGGTGGAGGGGTTGCTTTAATTAGAGCTCAGAAAGCTTTAGAAGGTCTAAAAGGTGACAATGAAGACCAAAATCATGGTATCTTGTTGCTAAAAAGAGCAATAGAAGCTCCTCTTAGACAGATCGTAGCGAATGCTGGTGGAGAACCTTCTGTAGTTGTAAATGAAGTAAAAGCTAAGCAAGGTAATCATGGCTACAATGCTGCAAATGACACTTATGGCGATATGGTTGAGATGGGTATCTTAGATCCTACTAAAGTTACTCGTTCTGCTTTACAGCATGCAGCCTCAATTGCAGGTTTGATGATCACTACAGAAGCTATGGTTGGTGAAATCAAAGAAGATACTCCAGCTATGCCTATGGGTGGCGGCATGGGCGGCATGCCAGGTATGATGTAATTTATTCTAATACTTCTATAATTTTTTCTTATTATTAAGCTTATTTTGACCTATAATAATACCTATTGATTACAAAATAGGTATTATTTATGGATTTATCTTCTTCAGATAATAATAAAGTTCTTGGTTTTAAAGATGTTACTATTATGGCTGTTACAGCTAATTTTGGTATTAGATGGATACCAGTAGCAGCGTGTTTAGGAGCTTCAGCAGTATTCTTTTGGATACTTGGAGCTTTGATTTTCTTTCTACCATTAGTAGTTATAGCTGTTCAATTATCCAGGAAGTATCCTGATGAAGGTGGTATGTATGCTTGGACAACTAGAGCATTAGGTGAAAAATCTGGTTTTATGGTTGCTTGGCTATATTGGGTAAACACTATATTTTATTATCCAGCTGTACTAATGTTCTTAGCAACTAACTTTGCTTATTTTATAGGTCACCCAGAGTTAGTTAATAATAATTATTATATTGTTATAGTAGTATTAAGTGCTTTTTGGCTAGTTACATTTGTTAGTTTTTATGGTCTAAAAGTCAATAAATATCTTGTTGACGTTGGTGGGATACTTGGTTCATTTATACCTGCTATAGCTATTATTGTTTTAGGGTTTGCTGCTTATTTTGTAGCTGGCAAAAGTGCTACTGATTTTTCAGTTTCTAATTTTATACCACAAGGTAGCACGTGGGGGAATCTGTCTACGCTTACTATTATAATGTTTGCTATGGCTGGTATAGAAATTATCCCTACATTTGCTAATTCAGTTAGAAATGTAAAAAAGAATCTTTACTATGGATTATTAGCATCTGCCTTTATACTGTTAGGTCTATATATATTGGGGACTGTAGCCTTAAATTTAGTCTCTTCTCCAGATAGTATTAATGGGACTTCTGGATTAATGACTGCTTTTGAAATAATTGGTCATAGATTTGATTGGGCATGGTTCCCAAAATTAATGGCATTTTTATTAACGTTTGCTGAATTAGCAGCTGTAAGTATATGGTTGTTAGCCCCTGTTGTTATGTTTTTTAAATGTACACCGAGAGGGATTTTGCCAGAGTGGTTACATAAAACAAA
Proteins encoded:
- the groL gene encoding chaperonin GroEL (60 kDa chaperone family; promotes refolding of misfolded polypeptides especially under stressful conditions; forms two stacked rings of heptamers to form a barrel-shaped 14mer; ends can be capped by GroES; misfolded proteins enter the barrel where they are refolded when GroES binds), with the translated sequence MAAKKVLFSDEARAKMLDGVNTLANAVKVTLGPKGRNVVLDKAYGAPAITKDGVSVAKEIELEDKFENMGAQIVKEVASKTADVAGDGTTTATVLAQALLTEGLKAVAAGMNPMDLKRGIDKAAGKLVEELKVLSKPCSDAKSIEQVGTISANSDSTVGKIIADAMAKVGKEGVITVEEGKGFEDELDVVEGMQFDRGYLSPYFATNQENMTTDLESPFILLVDKKISNIRELLPVLEGVSKSGKALLIIAEDVESEALATLVVNNMRGVVKVCAVKAPGFGDRRKAMLEDIAILTGATVISEDLGMKLEETNMEHLGTAGRVQVTKDDTTIIDGAGDKDAIANRVKQIKANIEEVTSDYDREKLQERLAKLSGGVAVIKVGAITEAEMKEKKDRVDDALHATRAAVEEGIVPGGGVALIRAQKALEGLKGDNEDQNHGILLLKRAIEAPLRQIVANAGGEPSVVVNEVKAKQGNHGYNAANDTYGDMVEMGILDPTKVTRSALQHAASIAGLMITTEAMVGEIKEDTPAMPMGGGMGGMPGMM
- a CDS encoding APC family permease, with translation MDLSSSDNNKVLGFKDVTIMAVTANFGIRWIPVAACLGASAVFFWILGALIFFLPLVVIAVQLSRKYPDEGGMYAWTTRALGEKSGFMVAWLYWVNTIFYYPAVLMFLATNFAYFIGHPELVNNNYYIVIVVLSAFWLVTFVSFYGLKVNKYLVDVGGILGSFIPAIAIIVLGFAAYFVAGKSATDFSVSNFIPQGSTWGNLSTLTIIMFAMAGIEIIPTFANSVRNVKKNLYYGLLASAFILLGLYILGTVALNLVSSPDSINGTSGLMTAFEIIGHRFDWAWFPKLMAFLLTFAELAAVSIWLLAPVVMFFKCTPRGILPEWLHKTNKHDSPKNALVAMGVLVTVIVLLTSFLPSVNVMYQALILMATILYFIPYLYLVVAYIKLMSNKFRYLLGFLVFVSTTLGILFSFQPPSDIQTLSEMLIYELELIIGPAIFILIGWVLYKFRK